TGCATCAGCCAATGCAGGCAGCATCAATTTGAAGATAGCCGACAAGCTGGAAAGCCGGGACAGTACGATCAGCACAGAATCGACCCAGGCAGACAGCGGAAATATCAGTATTGCAACCGGCTTTTTAACCTGGCTAATAGACAGCTCCGTTACAGCTACAGTTGGCGGCGGTCCACAAACTACAGGTGGCAATATTCAGATAAATTCGCCCTATTTCGTTTTGAAAGACAGCCAGGTAATCGCAAATGCATACGAGGGCAAGGGAGGAAGGATCGGCATTACGGCAGACACATACCTGGCGGATTGGACAAGCACCGTCAGCGCATCCTCCACCAAGGGCATCAGTGGCGAGGTCAACATCAATGCCCCGCTGACCAACCTAAGCGGATTATTGATACCACTAAGCGACACCTTCATGGACAGGGCTGAACTTCTCAAAGATGATTGTGAAACCCGATATAGACAGGGGAAAGTCAGCAGCCTAATCGTTCGTGGTCAGGAATTGATTCCGATGCAAACGGATGATGTCCTGCCAAGTCCATTTCCAAGCAATTAGCCGGCTTGAGATTATACGGGCCGATCATTTATCGGCCAATTCCAAAGATTCCATTTTGAGAAAGGGGTACAAAGTGAAAAAATTGTCCAACATAGCGGTTGCCATCTTCATGATTTGTTTGTTTTCTATATCCCCTTGTTTAGCTTATGATTATATTTTTAAAGACCCGACAAATAATTCAGATCATGGTATTCGATCAGCATCGGATATGGAAGTAAGAGGTCCATATACGGTAGCATCTGTACTTTGGTCTGATAAAGAAAATGTTGCTGTAGCCCTCACAAACAGCTCTGATAAAGTGGTAGATACCATAACGTGTGAAGGGCCATGCCTTTCGGTAATATCGATCGGCAATACTGTGTCATTCAACAAGTCTTTGGATTGTTATCTTTTTATAAGCCCCCCAAATACATTGGCAGGTTTTGCATTTCTTTATAAATGATCGTGGCTACCACTGCGGTTTTTGGCGGGGGGTGACACAAAGGTTTGATTCACATATTTCCAGAAATGCTTCCCCCCCCCTTCTAATACCATCCCCCCGGATCCCGGCTTATTCCCTCACCACCACCGTCCGCTCCACCATCCGGCCATTGTCCAGGCTGTGGGTACGGCGCTCCAGGCGAAGACGGCCTTCGGCATATGCCTGGATGCATTCGGGATAGAGGATCCATTCCTGCTCGAGTCCTTTTTTCTTGATGGTTTCGAGCGTATCCTCCGGGAGAATCGGAAAACACCGCTGTCCGATGATGGGCCCCGAGTCCTCCCCGTAATCGACAAAATGTACCGTGCATCCGCCGACCCTGCAGCCGTGACGGAACGTGTCCCCATAGCCATCCGTCCCGGGAAATGCGGGCAGGAGCGCGGGATGGATGTTCATGATGGCCGGGAGCAGCGGATCCGTATTCACCCGATCGATGAAATAGGGGGTCAGGTTTCTCATGAAACCGGCCAGCACCAGCAGATCGAAGGGGTATTTGGCCATTTCGTCAAGAAGCCTGGACTCGGCGATGGCTCGGGAAACGACGAATTGAACGACACGATGCGTGGGGGCATCTTTGGGCAGGACATGTTGCTTTTTCAAACAGTCTTCGAGATCGAAATCGCCCGGCCATGCCAGGCGTTTTTCCCGGCTTTGCCGAATGATCTCCCGATACGGGACGACAAAGGTCGGGATTCCGTGTTTTTGCGCCCGGTTCAATCCAAAGGCATCGGGGTTGTCGGATCCGACGAAAACGATCTTTCCGGAAATCCGTTCCGCCTCGCAGGCATCGATGATCGCCTGCAGATTGGTGCCGCCTCCGGAAACGAGGGCGCCGATGCGAAGAGCTGGTTTCATGGCTTCTCCTGATTCATGTCATGCATGGTTCCGGATGTTGGGGCATGCACGGCGTCTTTCGGAATTTTCCAGATATAATCCGCAATGCCCAATTCCGTCGGTTCCTCTTCCGTTGACAGGTAAATCGTGACAAAAGGCAAACCCGTTCTGGCGAATGCCCGATCCGGAATGCCGAATTTGTAGACGATGTGGCCGTTTCCGACCAGAACGACCATCGGAGCGCCTCCGACATGCCGGGCGATGCTCTCGGCCATCGTATCTTCCCAGGCGCACTGGGCCTCATAAAAATATTCGAAATGGTCCTTGAGAGAAGCGCTCTTCCGGTGCTTTTCGTAAATCTCCTGGATGTAACGCCGATGCGCAGCAGAGCTCAAATCGATGTGTTTCGCCAGAAAGAAGGCATCTGCGCTCATGAGGCTGTCAAGACCACCGATGGCGATTTTTGGCGGGATATGAAAAGGCAGG
The sequence above is drawn from the Desulfatirhabdium butyrativorans DSM 18734 genome and encodes:
- the purN gene encoding phosphoribosylglycinamide formyltransferase, yielding MKPALRIGALVSGGGTNLQAIIDACEAERISGKIVFVGSDNPDAFGLNRAQKHGIPTFVVPYREIIRQSREKRLAWPGDFDLEDCLKKQHVLPKDAPTHRVVQFVVSRAIAESRLLDEMAKYPFDLLVLAGFMRNLTPYFIDRVNTDPLLPAIMNIHPALLPAFPGTDGYGDTFRHGCRVGGCTVHFVDYGEDSGPIIGQRCFPILPEDTLETIKKKGLEQEWILYPECIQAYAEGRLRLERRTHSLDNGRMVERTVVVRE
- a CDS encoding ChaN family lipoprotein; this encodes MAYHELIERLVEAKIVYIGESHTQPEHHRIQLRILQDLADRMPDLRLGVEMIDKSYQPVLDEWVRDGNLDREWFLEKTHWYANWRFPFDLYAEIFYLARDRHIPLFGLNLPFHIPPKIAIGGLDSLMSADAFFLAKHIDLSSAAHRRYIQEIYEKHRKSASLKDHFEYFYEAQCAWEDTMAESIARHVGGAPMVVLVGNGHIVYKFGIPDRAFARTGLPFVTIYLSTEEEPTELGIADYIWKIPKDAVHAPTSGTMHDMNQEKP